DNA sequence from the Daphnia carinata strain CSIRO-1 chromosome 8, CSIRO_AGI_Dcar_HiC_V3, whole genome shotgun sequence genome:
atcaacaaCACGGTTGGGAATGTTACTCTCTCCAATATTGTACGGTGTGCAGTACTATCACGTTCGTGTCGGGTAAGTTGTCTGTTAAAATATACttgcaagaagaaaatgagggATTATTTATCTGTTAAAGTTTTATAGGACTTGCCAAAAGAAAGGCTAATTAATTAACGCCAGATTATGAAACATTTATCTGGGGGAGACTCCTCCGAAACGATTACTACCACTGATGGTACCATCCCCCTAGGTGGGTGTGATTTACTTGCATTATGAAATGAAACAACCATTAGTGGGCCACTGTCTGTTAAAGCCTCATAAATTTCTTATATTGTAGAGCTAGTCAGTGTTTTATTGGCCTAATTACTTTTCTCATGCTGGGTTAAAGCTTTTGTAACCTATTGACCCTATTTCATTAGTCATTGATGCTACGCTGGAGTTTGGttaaacgaaacgaaaatgaaTGTAAAAAGGTTTCTAGCAACCAATATCTATCAAATTTATATTGCTCTTGTAGAATATGTTATTAAGTTAATTCAGCTGTGTAAATTTCAGCTGTTAAAGTTGCCCCACACTGGTATACAGAGTTTAGTTTAATGATTTCTCTATTTCTGAATTTTAGGTTCACTTGAATCACCCAGCAAAACAGGACCTGATGTTCATATCCTTAAACTGCCATTCCAAGGAAATTTCTTATCAAACTGTGTGAAAAAATTGCTCAACTCATTTGCCTGCTTGCTTTTTTTACCACTGACCGTAGTAGGCAGATTGATTGAAGCTTTTTTTGCCTTAAAGCAAAGAATTTCGAAACATGACTCAAGCCTCGAAGGTAAAGTTGTCCTGATCACGGGTGCCAGCTCTGGCCTTGGTGAAGCCCTTGCAAAGTGTTTGTACACAGAAGGATGCAAGTTAATTATCGCATCCAGGCGATACACAGAGCTAGATCGTGTGAAAGAACAGTTACTAGGTTCTGGCTTAAGAAAAGGCACCATCTACCCACCTGTAATTATCCAATTGGATCTGCAAGATTTTGTCAATTTACCGGACAAAGTAAGAACGATACTCGGGGTTTATGGATACATCGATATACTTGTTAACAACGCTGGTGTGAGTTATAGAGGAGAAGTGACCGACACTAGCTTGGAGGTAGATGCCAAAGTCATGAATATCAACTATTTTGGCACAGTTGCGTTAACCAAAGGTGAATACCATCACATACTTTCTTAAAAGGATTACTAAAATATCGTTACCTTTATTCTAGCTCTTCTCCCTTCCATGATTATACGCCAGAGTGGTCATATTGTGATGATTGGATCGCTTCAAGCCAAGCTGGCCATCCCCTTTCGGTGGGTTATTActtgcaatatttttgttcatttgtttATGTAGAcgttattatttattgttttaacgaatgaaatgaattttcagATCAGCTTATGCTGCTTCTAAACACGCCCTTCAGGCTTTTAGCGACAGTCTTCGGGCGGAAGTCAGTCACAGAAATATTGATGTTACTGTAGTAAACCCTGGTTATATTCGCACAAGTTTGTCCGTGAACGCGCTGACCGGTCGAGGAGATAAATACGGACAAATGGATGAGACAACAGAATCGGGTGCAGATCCTCTTCATGCTGCATATCAAATTGTCATTGCAATTAAGAGAAAAACCCAAGAATTGATGCTTTGTTCCATCTTTTATCGTTTGGCTGTGTTATTTCGTGCAATACTTCCCAGCGTTTACTTCAAAATGATGGCGCGACGGGCGCTTCGTGCCAAAAAGATACGTTAAATTGTAGTTATGAATCTCAAATACATTCTGATATAATAAGTGTATTGTTCAGTTTGTACATTCGGAAGATTTCTTTAAAACAAGACTATTTAAAGGCAATAAAGTACAGCTTCCAGAGAGTAATGCTAGTAGCTGCAACACATATGGTGCAATGAAGAGTCTTACGTTTGTTATCATCTCTTCGTACAAGAACTATTGGACTGGAAGTAGTTAATCTATTTACTGGCAATTTTGCCAATCTCTTGGTATCCATTTCAACCTAATAGGATTCATGTATTGGTCAGAATCATTGGAAAGCAGGTAACAAACTGTGGGAACTCACCTGATATTTACAGCAAGGATCAAATTGCCAAGAGGCTGTATAAAGTCCTGTACAGAGCAAAGAAAGGAGACCTAATGGAGTGTATATGTATGGACGATTATCACAAAAGATTCCTGAataaaaatatccagatattacatgTTTTATATAGAGAAGTTATGTTTATATGTTTAACCTGTTATGACTGAACCAAGACCTGCAAGAACTGCAGTTTTGTGAAGGCAATTCCCAACAGCAATCC
Encoded proteins:
- the LOC130704073 gene encoding transmembrane protein 11, mitochondrial-like isoform X1: MLPKPCKAVSTYSNHLKTILGCWQWKWQTQTGERAGITRCVEIYKINEIAQNYWILFFLGSGPHSAEIAVIREIYDGENAQERFELELERALEASVPVIVIEPVRLGDETARWIAVGNCLHKTAVLAGLGSVITGIFCDNRPYIYTPLGLLSLLCTGLYTASWQFDPCCKYQVEMDTKRLAKLPVNRLTTSSPIVLVRRDDNKRKTLHCTICVAATSITLWKLYFIAFK
- the LOC130704280 gene encoding dehydrogenase/reductase SDR family protein 7-like, which produces MKHLSGGDSSETITTTDGTIPLGSLESPSKTGPDVHILKLPFQGNFLSNCVKKLLNSFACLLFLPLTVVGRLIEAFFALKQRISKHDSSLEGKVVLITGASSGLGEALAKCLYTEGCKLIIASRRYTELDRVKEQLLGSGLRKGTIYPPVIIQLDLQDFVNLPDKVRTILGVYGYIDILVNNAGVSYRGEVTDTSLEVDAKVMNINYFGTVALTKALLPSMIIRQSGHIVMIGSLQAKLAIPFRSAYAASKHALQAFSDSLRAEVSHRNIDVTVVNPGYIRTSLSVNALTGRGDKYGQMDETTESGADPLHAAYQIVIAIKRKTQELMLCSIFYRLAVLFRAILPSVYFKMMARRALRAKKIR
- the LOC130704073 gene encoding transmembrane protein 11, mitochondrial-like isoform X2, producing the protein MEMADTDRRKSSGPHSAEIAVIREIYDGENAQERFELELERALEASVPVIVIEPVRLGDETARWIAVGNCLHKTAVLAGLGSVITGIFCDNRPYIYTPLGLLSLLCTGLYTASWQFDPCCKYQVEMDTKRLAKLPVNRLTTSSPIVLVRRDDNKRKTLHCTICVAATSITLWKLYFIAFK